The Streptomyces fungicidicus nucleotide sequence AGACCGTCGCCGTCGCCGGCGCGGTCATCATGGCGGGCCACCTGACGCTGGCGCTGCCCACCTCGGGCACCTTCTACGCGGGTCTCGGCCTGGTCGCCATCGGCTCGGGTCTGCTGAAGGCCAACATCTCCACGATGGTCGGCCACCTCTACAAGGGCCCGGACGACCCGCGCCGCGACGGTGGCTTCACCGTCTTCTACATGGGCATCAACCTGGGCGCCTTCGCCGCGCCGCTGATCATCGGCACCGTCGGTGAGAGCGTCAACTGGCACCTGGGCTTCGCGCTCGCCGCGCTGGGCATGGGCCTGGGCCTGGTGCAGTTCCTGCTGGGCAGCCGCCACCTGGACGCGCACTCCAGCGTCGTCCCCAAGCCGCTGTCGTCCGAGGAGAAGTCCTCGACCCTGCGCAAGGCCGCCCTCTGGGCGGGCATCGCCGTCGTCGCCTACGCCGCCCTCGGCCTCTCCGGCAACTACACGCTGAACTGGGTCCTGGTCCCGCTGACGCTGCTCGGCGTGATCATCCCGGTGATGGTGCTGGCGCGCATCAAGCGCGACAAGGACCTGGATCGCGCCGAGCAGTCGAAGATGTCCGCCTACATCTGGTTCTTCGTCGCCGCGGCCGTCTTCTGGATGATCTACGACCAGGGCGGCTCGACGCTGTCGATCTTCGCCGACTCCTCGGCCGAGAACAGCGTCCTCGGCTGGCAGTTCCCGGTCTCCTGGTACCAGTCCGTGAACCCGGTGCTGATCATGGCGCTGGCCCCGGTCTTCGCCTGGTTCTGGCTGGCGCTGAACCGGCGCGGCAAGGAGCCGAGCACCATCGTGAAGTTCGGCTCCGGTCTGGTGCTGGTCGGCGCGTCCTTCTTCCTCTTCCTGGCCCCGCTGTCGATCGCCGAGGGCGGTCACAAGGCCGCGGCGATGTGGCTGGTGGCGATCTACTTCACGCAGACCGTCGGTGAGCTGCTGCTCTCCCCGGTCGGCCTGTCGGTCACCACGAAGATGGCGCCCGCGAAGTACGCCTCGCAGATGATGGGTGTCTGGTTCCTGGCCGTCACCGCCGGTGACGCCACGACCGGCCTGCTGTCCATCGCCGGCGTCGACCTGAACAAGACGGGCATCGTCGCGATGGAGGCGAGCCTCGCCGTGCTCGCCGGTGTCGCGGTGTGGATGTACCGCAAGAAGGTCAAGGCCCTCATGGGCGACGTGCGCTGAGTCCCCCCACGGCTCGAACCGAAGGGCCCCGCATCCTGATCGGATGCGGGGCCCTTCGGCTTGCCCTGGTGCGGTGGTGCCGTTCCTGCTGCGGTGGCGCTGCTCCTGCGGGGTGGTACGGCGTTACGCCGGCGCCCCGAGTTCCGCCCAGACCGTCTTGCCCGCGACGTCCGGGGCCCGTACGACCCCCCAGTCGAGGCAGAGGCGCTGCACGATGAACATGCCGTGGCCGCCGGGGCGGCCGGCCCGGTGCGGGGTGCGCGGGGCGGGCTGGCCCGTGCCCCGGTCGGTGACCTCGATCCGGATCACCTTCCGGTCGCAGGAGATGGCCAGCCGGTCCGGTCCCTCGGCGTGCAGGCACGCGTTGGTGACCAGCTCGGAGACGACCAGCAGGACGTCCTCGGCGGCGGCCCGCTGGTCGGCGGTGGCGGCGGGCAGCCAGCCCCACGCGTACAGCGCCTGGCGGGTGAAGTCGCGGGCCAGCGGTACGACGCCGCTCTGGCCGTCGAAGCTCAGCCGGCGGACCCTGCCGCCGTCCGGGGTACCCGAGGACTCCGGCGGCGCCGTCGGCACGGCTACGCCCCCGTCGGACGCGCTCCCCGCCGGCACGCCGCCCCCGGAAGTCCCGGAAGCGCCGCTGGGCTCCGGCCCGCGGTCGCCCGGCGAGTAGGGCCGGGTGGTGCTCATCAGCGCTTCACCTCACCGTGTCACCAGTTCACGAATCACAAGATTCCGTACCCGTTCAGTCACGCGTGCACGGACCGTCCGGTTCCCGGCGCTCTCGCGACCACCGCGTCCCGCACGTTCAGGGTGTCTCCTGCCCGGGCGGATCGAGGGAACACCCATGTATTCGCGCGAAAAGGCGCGACGGAGGGGATCCCGCTGTCGCGTGGGGGTGGTGAGCGCCCGTCCGGGCCCGCTCGCGCGGGTCACGCGGAATCGTCGGCCAGCGCCGCCTCGAGAGTGTCGTGGACCGTGAACACCGCGTCCGCTCCCGTGATCTCGAAGACGCGCGCCACCACGGGCTGCATCCCCGCGAGATGGACTCCGCCCCCTGCCGCCTCGGCCTTCAGCCGGGCTCCGAGCAGCACGTTGAGCCCGGTGGAGTCACAGAACTCCAGCCGGGAGCAGTCGATGACAAGCCGCTTGTACCCCTTGGCGAGGCAGTCCTCCAGCGGCTCACGCAACAGATCGGCGGTGTGGTGATCCAACTCACCCGCCGGAGTCACGACGGCACTGGGGCCCTCTTCTCGCACCTCGACCAGAAGCCGGCCCGACTGTGCGCTGCCGACCGTCCCGCGGTCCATGCCGTCTCTCTCTCCCGACCTCGGCTGTGTGCTGACGTCCTCGAACATTACGCCTTCCGGCAACGCTGCGACAGCCGAACAATCACGCACAAACGGACATACACCAACAGAACGCACTTGCGATCGGCTCGGGAAAACGGGTAGGGCTAGTAAGAACACACCCGACACGGCCGGCTTTGGAGGCGCCGCACACCGCAGTGCACGTATCGGCTTCGGCAGCCATATGCCGAGAACGATGGAGGACATCATGTCACCCCGGCTCGACGCATCGCCTACCCCGAGAGCGACGTCGACACTCCCTCCGGAACATCTGGATCCCATCGAGCAGGACGACCCCGGTGTCGTCCCGGACGACCTCCTCGCCGGACTTCCGGAGATCCCCCCGTACGAGGAGGTGGGCCCGGTCGACGCGCGAGCCCTCTCCAAGACCCTCTTCGAGCGCCTCGAGTCGCTGGAGGAAGGCACCTCCGAGTACTCGTACGTACGCAACACGCTCGTCGAGCTGAACCTCGCCCTGGTCAAGTTCGCGGCCTCGCGCTTCCGCTCGCGCAGCGAGCCCATGGAAGACATCATCCAGGTCGGCACCATCGGCCTGATCAAGGCGATCGACCGCTTCGAGCTGTCGCGCGGGGTGGAGTTCCCCACCTTCGCGATGCCCACCATCATCGGTGAGATCAAGCGCTTCTTCCGCGACACCTCGTGGTCCGTCCGCGTACCGCGCCGGCTGCAGGAGCTCCGGCTCGACCTGGCCAAGGCCGGGGACGAACTCGCCCAGCAGCTCGACCGCTCGCCGACGGTGGCCGAACTGGCGGAGCGCCTGGGCATCACCAACGAGGAGGTCGTCGAGGGCATGGCGGCCTCGAACGCCTACACCGCCTCCTCGCTGGACGCCCAGCCGGAGGAGGACGACGCCGAGGGTGCGCTGGCGGACCGGATCGGCTACGAGGACCACGGCCTCGAGGGCATCGAGTACGTCGAGTCGCTGAAACCGCTGATCGCCGAACTGCCGCCGCGGGACCGGAAGATCCTCTCGCTGCGCTTCGTCGCGGGCATGACCCAGTCGGAGATCGGCGAGGAGCTGGGCATCTCCCAGATGCACGTCTCGCGCCTGCTCTCGCGGACGCTGGTGAAACTGCGCAAGGGGCTCACGGTCGAGGAATGATCCTCACCGGGTGACACCTGTCCTCCAGGGGGCGGTCCGGGCCGGGCCGCCCCCTTCGGGCTGTCCGGGGGCCCGCGGCTCACACCTCGCGTACGCCCCGCCGCCACACCCCGGCGACCAGCGGCACACCGGGCCGGTAGGCGAGGTGGACGTGGCTCGGGGCGTCGAGCAGGGTGAGGTCGGCGTACGCGCCCGGGGTCAGCCGGCCGATGTCGGTGCGGCGCAGGGCCGCCGCGCCGCCCGCCGTGGCCGACCAGACCGCCTCGTCGGGCGTCATCCCCATGTCCCGCACCGCGAGCGCGACGCAGAAGGGCACGGAGGACGTGAAGGACGAGCCGGGGTTGCAGTCCGTGGACAGCGCGACCGTGACGCCGGCGTCCAGCAGCCGGCGGGCGTCGGGCCACTCGGCGCGGGTGGAGAACTCGGCGCCGGGCAGCAGGGTGGCGACCGTGCGGCCGCTCGCGAGGGCGTCGACGTCGGTGTCGCCGAGGTGGGTGCAGTGGTCGGCGCTGGCCGCGTCGAGTTCGACGGCGAGCCGGACGCCGGGCCCGTACGTCAGCTGGTTGGCGTGGACGCGCGGGTGCAGGCCCTTCGCCCTGCCCGCGGTGAGGATCGCGCGGGCCTGGTCGCCGTCGAACGCCCCCTCCTCGCAGAACACGTCGATCCAGCGGGCGTGCGGCGCGCAGGCGTCCAGCATCTCGCCGGTGACCAGGTCCACGTAGGCGGCCGGGTCCCCGGCGTACTCGGGGGCGACGATGTGGGCGCCGAGGAAGGTGACCTCGTCGGTGTGCCGGGCCGCCAGGCGCAGCGCGCGGGCCTCGTCCGCGGTGGTCAGGCCGTAGCCGGACTTGGTCTCGAAGGTCGTGGTGCCCTGGCGCAGGGCCTCCGCGAGGTGGCGGGTGAGGTTCGCCTCCAGTTCCGCGTCGCTCGCGGCCCGGGTGGCGGCCACGGTGGTGCGGATGCCGCCCGCGCTGTAGGGGCGGCCGGACATGCGGGCGTTGAACTCCTCGGTGCGGTCGCCGGCGAAGACCAGGTGGGAGTGCGAGTCGACGAAGCCCGGGACGACCGCCCGGCCTCCGGCGTCGACCCGGTTGTCAGTGGGGGGTGCTTTGCTTGATTCACCGGTCCACACGACGCGGTCGCCCTCGATGACGACGGCCGCGTCCCGGACCAGACCGAGGGGGGATTCGTCACCGAGGGAGGGGTCGTTGGTGACCAGCTGGGCGATGTCGCTGATGACGGTGCTGCTCATGGTGTCCTCATGGGTGGTCGTCAGGCGCGCAGTGCCGCGACAGCCTGTGCGAGGGCTCCGGGTACGTCGGGGACGCGCGTGTGCGCCCCGTCGCGTACGACGTGCCGGCCCGCCACGATCGTGTGCCGTACGTCCGCCGCGGTCGCGGCGAATACGGCCGTCTCGGCCCCGAGTCGGGGCAGCGGCCCCGCCGTTCTGACCGAGTCGA carries:
- a CDS encoding oligopeptide:H+ symporter, which translates into the protein MASSLTKDSVTPGTPGSEKTFFGHPRGLATLFMTEMWERFSYYGMRALLPLYLVAPGGLALSAGTATAIYSVYVSLVYLLAMPGGWFGDRVWGPRKTVAVAGAVIMAGHLTLALPTSGTFYAGLGLVAIGSGLLKANISTMVGHLYKGPDDPRRDGGFTVFYMGINLGAFAAPLIIGTVGESVNWHLGFALAALGMGLGLVQFLLGSRHLDAHSSVVPKPLSSEEKSSTLRKAALWAGIAVVAYAALGLSGNYTLNWVLVPLTLLGVIIPVMVLARIKRDKDLDRAEQSKMSAYIWFFVAAAVFWMIYDQGGSTLSIFADSSAENSVLGWQFPVSWYQSVNPVLIMALAPVFAWFWLALNRRGKEPSTIVKFGSGLVLVGASFFLFLAPLSIAEGGHKAAAMWLVAIYFTQTVGELLLSPVGLSVTTKMAPAKYASQMMGVWFLAVTAGDATTGLLSIAGVDLNKTGIVAMEASLAVLAGVAVWMYRKKVKALMGDVR
- a CDS encoding ATP-binding protein codes for the protein MSTTRPYSPGDRGPEPSGASGTSGGGVPAGSASDGGVAVPTAPPESSGTPDGGRVRRLSFDGQSGVVPLARDFTRQALYAWGWLPAATADQRAAAEDVLLVVSELVTNACLHAEGPDRLAISCDRKVIRIEVTDRGTGQPAPRTPHRAGRPGGHGMFIVQRLCLDWGVVRAPDVAGKTVWAELGAPA
- a CDS encoding STAS domain-containing protein is translated as MDRGTVGSAQSGRLLVEVREEGPSAVVTPAGELDHHTADLLREPLEDCLAKGYKRLVIDCSRLEFCDSTGLNVLLGARLKAEAAGGGVHLAGMQPVVARVFEITGADAVFTVHDTLEAALADDSA
- a CDS encoding RNA polymerase sigma factor SigF encodes the protein MEDIMSPRLDASPTPRATSTLPPEHLDPIEQDDPGVVPDDLLAGLPEIPPYEEVGPVDARALSKTLFERLESLEEGTSEYSYVRNTLVELNLALVKFAASRFRSRSEPMEDIIQVGTIGLIKAIDRFELSRGVEFPTFAMPTIIGEIKRFFRDTSWSVRVPRRLQELRLDLAKAGDELAQQLDRSPTVAELAERLGITNEEVVEGMAASNAYTASSLDAQPEEDDAEGALADRIGYEDHGLEGIEYVESLKPLIAELPPRDRKILSLRFVAGMTQSEIGEELGISQMHVSRLLSRTLVKLRKGLTVEE
- the hutI gene encoding imidazolonepropionase; translation: MSSTVISDIAQLVTNDPSLGDESPLGLVRDAAVVIEGDRVVWTGESSKAPPTDNRVDAGGRAVVPGFVDSHSHLVFAGDRTEEFNARMSGRPYSAGGIRTTVAATRAASDAELEANLTRHLAEALRQGTTTFETKSGYGLTTADEARALRLAARHTDEVTFLGAHIVAPEYAGDPAAYVDLVTGEMLDACAPHARWIDVFCEEGAFDGDQARAILTAGRAKGLHPRVHANQLTYGPGVRLAVELDAASADHCTHLGDTDVDALASGRTVATLLPGAEFSTRAEWPDARRLLDAGVTVALSTDCNPGSSFTSSVPFCVALAVRDMGMTPDEAVWSATAGGAAALRRTDIGRLTPGAYADLTLLDAPSHVHLAYRPGVPLVAGVWRRGVREV